From one Streptomyces sp. Q6 genomic stretch:
- a CDS encoding multicopper oxidase domain-containing protein encodes MLIGGAVAATAGVTSLSIAATAPQAAGADTPPRTAPAGGEVRRVKLYAEKLADGQLGYGFEKGKASVPGPLIELNEGDTLHIEFENLTDVDASLHVHGMDYEISSDGTRMNRSHVEPGGTRTYTWRTHAPGRRKDGTWRAGTAGYWHYHDHVVGTDHGTGGIRKGLYGPVIVRRKGDVLPDPGKTFTIVFNDMTINNKAAHEAPTFEATVGDRVEIVMITHGEYYHTFHMHGHRWADNRTGMLTGPDDPTQVLDNKICGPADSFGFQIIAGEGVGAGAWMYHCHVQSHSDMGMAGLFLVKKADGSIPEYDPPHH; translated from the coding sequence ATGCTGATCGGCGGCGCGGTGGCGGCGACGGCCGGGGTGACATCGTTGTCGATCGCGGCGACCGCACCACAGGCGGCGGGCGCCGACACCCCACCGCGCACGGCGCCGGCGGGCGGCGAGGTCCGGCGCGTCAAGCTGTACGCGGAGAAGCTCGCGGACGGACAGCTCGGCTACGGCTTCGAGAAGGGCAAGGCGTCGGTCCCGGGCCCGCTCATCGAACTCAACGAGGGCGACACCCTGCACATCGAGTTCGAGAACCTCACGGACGTCGACGCGAGCCTGCACGTGCACGGCATGGACTACGAGATCTCCAGCGACGGTACGCGGATGAACCGCAGCCACGTCGAACCGGGCGGCACCCGGACCTACACCTGGCGCACGCACGCGCCGGGCCGCCGCAAGGACGGCACGTGGCGGGCCGGGACGGCGGGCTACTGGCACTACCACGACCACGTCGTCGGCACGGACCACGGAACGGGCGGCATCAGGAAGGGCCTGTACGGGCCGGTGATCGTGCGCCGCAAGGGCGACGTCCTGCCCGACCCCGGCAAGACGTTCACCATCGTCTTCAACGACATGACCATCAACAACAAGGCGGCGCACGAGGCGCCCACGTTCGAGGCGACGGTCGGCGACCGGGTCGAGATCGTCATGATCACGCACGGCGAGTACTACCACACGTTCCACATGCACGGTCATCGCTGGGCGGACAACCGCACCGGGATGCTCACCGGCCCCGACGACCCCACCCAGGTCCTCGACAACAAGATCTGCGGCCCGGCGGACTCCTTCGGGTTCCAGATCATCGCGGGCGAGGGGGTGGGCGCCGGGGCGTGGATGTACCACTGTCACGTCCAGAGCCACTCGGACATGGGGATGGCGGGGCTGTTCCTCGTGAAGAAGGCGGACGGGTCGATCCCGGAGTACGACCCGCCGCACCACTGA
- a CDS encoding amidohydrolase family protein, whose amino-acid sequence MHAMTVNAAYAAGEEREAGRLAVGYRADLTVFGADPAATPATELPDVPVQLTVVGGRITHRAAGI is encoded by the coding sequence CTGCACGCGATGACGGTCAACGCGGCCTACGCCGCCGGTGAGGAGCGCGAGGCCGGACGTCTGGCCGTCGGGTACCGCGCCGACCTGACGGTGTTCGGCGCGGACCCGGCCGCGACGCCCGCAACCGAACTCCCGGACGTGCCGGTTCAGTTGACGGTCGTCGGTGGCCGGATCACGCACCGGGCGGCCGGGATCTAG
- a CDS encoding GMC family oxidoreductase, whose amino-acid sequence MSKDRTYDYVIVGAGSAGCVLAGRLSEDPGVKVALVESGPRDRKTEIRIPAAFPKLFKTPYDWDYATAGQPELDGRELYWPRGHMLGGCSSINAMMWVRGHRDDYDTWGEAAGREWAYEQFVRYFQRAERWGGERAEKSVYGTLGPLHISPPRAANPTTAAFLDACRAQGLRDLGELNQDDHSGFALTPLNQYRGRRWSAADGYLKPAARRPNLDIYTDARVTRIDFDGTRAAGVAAEGVPAGTLRATREVILAAGAIGSPQLLQQAGIGDPETLAAAGIDTRVASPDVGRHLQDHLSYAVTVRCPRPVSLTGADTPANIARFLLGGRGPLTSNVGEAVAFLRTRPELAAPDIELVYAPVPFVNHGLTPPTEHGLTLGVILLQPGSEGRITPTADGGRPRIDPGYLTDDADLRTLVAGVRRAEELLADPALKPLHSGPMAGYPGVVDDEELARSIRAGAETLYHPVGTCRMGADEGSVTDPALRVRGTEALRVVDASVMPRITRGHTHAPTVALAEKAVELIREDAGR is encoded by the coding sequence TTGAGCAAGGACCGTACGTACGACTACGTCATCGTCGGGGCCGGGTCCGCCGGGTGCGTGCTGGCCGGCCGGCTCAGTGAGGATCCGGGGGTGAAGGTCGCCCTCGTCGAGTCCGGGCCGCGGGACCGTAAGACCGAGATCCGGATACCCGCCGCGTTCCCGAAGCTGTTCAAGACGCCGTACGACTGGGACTACGCCACGGCCGGTCAACCGGAGCTCGACGGGCGGGAGTTGTACTGGCCGCGTGGGCACATGCTCGGCGGGTGCTCCTCCATCAACGCCATGATGTGGGTGCGCGGACACCGCGACGACTACGACACCTGGGGCGAGGCCGCCGGCCGTGAATGGGCGTACGAGCAGTTCGTACGGTACTTCCAGCGGGCCGAGCGGTGGGGCGGGGAGCGCGCCGAGAAGTCCGTGTACGGCACGCTCGGGCCGCTGCACATCTCCCCGCCGCGCGCCGCGAACCCCACCACGGCCGCCTTCCTCGACGCCTGCCGCGCCCAGGGCCTGCGGGACCTGGGGGAGTTGAACCAGGACGACCACAGCGGCTTCGCGCTCACCCCGCTCAACCAGTACCGGGGCCGCCGGTGGAGCGCCGCCGACGGCTACCTCAAGCCCGCCGCGCGCCGCCCCAACCTCGACATCTACACCGACGCCCGCGTCACCCGCATCGACTTCGACGGCACCCGGGCCGCCGGCGTCGCGGCCGAGGGCGTCCCCGCGGGGACGCTGCGCGCCACCCGCGAGGTCATCCTCGCCGCGGGCGCCATCGGCTCGCCGCAACTGTTGCAGCAGGCGGGCATCGGGGACCCGGAGACCCTCGCCGCCGCCGGGATCGACACCCGCGTCGCCTCCCCGGACGTCGGCCGGCACCTCCAGGACCACCTGTCCTACGCCGTCACCGTGCGCTGCCCCCGCCCCGTCTCGCTGACCGGGGCCGACACCCCGGCCAACATCGCCCGGTTCCTGCTCGGCGGCCGCGGCCCGCTCACCTCGAACGTCGGCGAGGCCGTCGCCTTCCTCCGGACCCGGCCCGAACTCGCGGCGCCCGACATCGAGTTGGTGTACGCGCCGGTGCCGTTCGTGAACCACGGCCTCACCCCGCCCACCGAGCACGGCCTCACCCTCGGCGTGATCCTGCTGCAACCCGGCAGCGAGGGCCGTATCACCCCGACCGCCGACGGCGGCCGCCCGCGTATCGACCCCGGCTATCTGACCGACGACGCCGATCTGCGGACGCTCGTCGCGGGCGTGCGCCGCGCCGAGGAACTCCTCGCCGACCCGGCGCTGAAGCCGTTGCACTCGGGGCCGATGGCCGGCTACCCGGGCGTCGTCGACGACGAGGAGCTGGCGCGCTCGATCCGGGCCGGCGCGGAGACCCTCTACCACCCCGTCGGCACCTGCCGGATGGGCGCCGACGAGGGGTCCGTCACCGACCCGGCGCTGCGTGTGCGCGGCACCGAGGCGCTGCGCGTCGTCGACGCCTCCGTCATGCCGCGCATCACCCGCGGACACACGCACGCGCCGACGGTCGCCCTCGCGGAGAAGGCGGTGGAACTCATCCGCGAGGACGCCGGCAGGTGA
- a CDS encoding glycoside hydrolase family 64 protein: MISRRKFLAGTGATVATAAASLTVPSWTAGAAPTTCELALENTSLSGTVRAYVTGHEQATGNWVLLRADGSVYRPTSPSAPQSPLPVDCAIPLGAAGSAPKVVTLPQMYGARVYFVRDDTLDFFLNPGPSLVEPAFATEADANYGKTWSFAEFTFNSDQLYANISYVDLVTALPIGLTLEGDATHTVAPLPDGAVDRIAADLAAQAAKDGQPWDKLVIKGGDGKVLRVISPQNLMAPYFDRPDQMPFRDVWTAYIDRVWSTYSSTDLKIDLQGGRGVFTGRVSGDTLTFNGGHTFTKPVSKDIFTCNHGPFTNNPADSDDKKGLLARLAAGFNRSIMLTHPEQPNGTTTADYYTDATTNHWSRIVHANSPIGYAFPYDDVRPDGQPDVSGAAHDGNPRRFTVSVGS; encoded by the coding sequence GTGATATCGCGCAGAAAGTTTCTCGCGGGCACCGGAGCGACCGTCGCAACTGCCGCCGCCTCACTGACCGTTCCGTCCTGGACGGCGGGCGCGGCGCCCACCACCTGTGAACTGGCCCTGGAGAACACGTCGTTGAGCGGCACGGTCCGCGCCTACGTCACCGGCCACGAGCAGGCGACCGGCAACTGGGTGCTGCTGCGCGCCGACGGCAGCGTCTACCGGCCCACGTCGCCGAGCGCCCCGCAGTCCCCGCTGCCCGTCGACTGCGCCATCCCGCTGGGCGCGGCCGGATCCGCGCCGAAGGTGGTGACGCTGCCTCAGATGTACGGCGCCCGGGTCTACTTCGTCCGCGACGACACCCTGGACTTCTTCCTCAACCCGGGCCCCTCGCTGGTCGAGCCGGCCTTCGCCACGGAGGCGGACGCGAACTACGGCAAGACCTGGTCGTTCGCCGAGTTCACCTTCAACTCCGACCAGTTGTACGCGAACATCAGCTACGTCGACCTGGTCACGGCCCTGCCCATCGGCCTGACCCTGGAGGGCGACGCCACACACACCGTCGCACCGCTGCCCGACGGCGCGGTCGACAGGATCGCCGCGGATCTCGCCGCGCAGGCCGCGAAGGACGGGCAGCCCTGGGACAAGCTCGTCATCAAGGGCGGCGACGGGAAGGTACTGCGCGTCATCTCGCCGCAGAACCTCATGGCGCCCTACTTCGACCGGCCCGACCAGATGCCGTTCCGGGACGTCTGGACCGCGTACATCGACCGGGTCTGGAGCACGTACAGCTCCACCGATCTGAAGATCGACCTTCAGGGCGGGCGCGGGGTGTTCACCGGCCGGGTCAGCGGCGACACGCTCACGTTCAACGGCGGCCACACCTTCACCAAGCCGGTGTCGAAGGACATCTTCACCTGCAACCACGGCCCGTTCACCAACAACCCGGCCGACTCCGACGACAAGAAGGGCCTCCTGGCCCGGCTCGCCGCCGGATTCAACCGCAGCATCATGCTCACCCACCCCGAGCAGCCGAACGGCACGACGACCGCCGACTACTACACGGACGCGACGACGAACCACTGGTCGCGGATCGTGCACGCCAACTCGCCCATCGGGTACGCCTTCCCGTACGACGACGTGCGACCCGACGGTCAGCCGGACGTGTCGGGCGCGGCGCACGACGGGAACCCGCGGCGCTTCACGGTCAGCGTGGGTTCGTGA
- a CDS encoding VOC family protein: protein MITTDFVNGAPNWLDLGTPDMDGAISFYGGLFGWRFQSAGPDAGGYGMFQLDGKTVAGAMTVTAEQGEPAWSVYFQSADADATAKAVEQGGGAVLLPPMDVFDLGRMAILADPAGASFGIWQPGRNKGLDHVTEDGALNWLELYVPDVAAAKEFYGSVFGWGTFDVDFPGGTYTSVNPAGTDENGMFGGVVPLDTDPVEKPAGAHWVPYFHVPDVDAVADRTQELGGTVRFAPVSIPGVGRIAKLADPYGAGFAVIKGDPNQQ, encoded by the coding sequence ATGATCACCACGGATTTCGTGAACGGCGCACCGAACTGGCTGGACCTCGGGACGCCCGACATGGACGGAGCGATCTCCTTCTACGGAGGTCTCTTCGGCTGGCGGTTCCAGTCGGCAGGTCCTGACGCCGGCGGGTACGGGATGTTCCAGCTCGACGGGAAGACGGTCGCGGGCGCCATGACCGTCACCGCCGAGCAGGGTGAGCCGGCCTGGAGCGTCTACTTCCAGAGCGCCGACGCCGACGCCACGGCGAAGGCCGTCGAGCAGGGCGGCGGCGCGGTGCTCCTCCCGCCCATGGACGTCTTCGACCTGGGCCGGATGGCGATCCTGGCCGACCCGGCGGGCGCGTCCTTCGGCATCTGGCAGCCGGGACGGAACAAGGGCCTCGACCACGTGACCGAGGACGGCGCGCTGAACTGGCTGGAGCTGTACGTCCCGGACGTCGCCGCGGCCAAGGAGTTCTACGGCTCGGTCTTCGGCTGGGGCACCTTCGACGTGGACTTCCCCGGCGGCACGTACACCTCCGTCAACCCGGCGGGCACCGACGAGAACGGGATGTTCGGGGGTGTCGTCCCGCTGGACACGGACCCCGTGGAGAAGCCGGCGGGCGCCCACTGGGTGCCGTACTTCCATGTCCCCGACGTGGACGCCGTGGCCGACAGGACGCAGGAGCTCGGCGGTACGGTGCGGTTCGCGCCGGTCAGCATCCCCGGCGTCGGGCGGATCGCCAAGCTGGCGGACCCGTACGGCGCGGGGTTCGCCGTCATCAAGGGGGACCCGAACCAGCAGTGA
- a CDS encoding WhiB family transcriptional regulator, with protein MHANTTLTPAGPTWQEQALCAQTGGDFFFPEPGSSVREAKLICRMCDIRQICLEYALTHDERFGVWGGLSEKERRHLRRT; from the coding sequence ATGCACGCGAACACGACCCTCACCCCTGCCGGCCCCACCTGGCAGGAACAGGCCCTGTGCGCCCAGACCGGTGGCGACTTCTTCTTTCCCGAACCGGGCAGCTCCGTACGCGAGGCGAAGCTGATCTGCCGGATGTGCGACATCCGGCAGATCTGCCTCGAGTACGCGCTGACCCACGACGAGCGCTTCGGCGTCTGGGGAGGGCTCTCCGAGAAGGAGCGCCGGCACCTCAGGCGTACGTGA
- a CDS encoding acyl-ACP desaturase, producing MTVISPRLGSSTSWTDARLLYALEEVVEKELNRHLKVAKDWMPHEYVPWSDARNFPGLFEDGEAWEKEQSKVTEVGRTALIVNLLTEDNLPSYHHEIATLFGREGAWGTWVHRWTAEEGRHGIVMRDYLLASRAVDPDKLEAFRMSHMSEGYESDNNHSMLHSIAYVAFQELATRISHRNTGHQSGDPVCDRMLARIATDENLHMVFYRNLLKAAFELTPDLTMRAVRDVVVNFRMPGHGIPGFERAAAQMAIGEVYNMRIHHDDVLQPVLRFLKVLEIDGLGPEGLKAQEELGLFMNGLDEEASKFDAKLAARKARMAARAAS from the coding sequence GTGACCGTCATCTCCCCCCGCCTCGGCTCGTCGACCAGTTGGACCGACGCCCGCCTTCTGTACGCGCTGGAGGAAGTGGTCGAGAAGGAGCTGAACCGGCATCTGAAGGTCGCCAAGGACTGGATGCCGCACGAGTACGTGCCCTGGTCCGACGCCCGTAACTTCCCCGGCCTCTTCGAGGACGGCGAGGCATGGGAGAAGGAGCAGTCGAAGGTCACCGAGGTCGGCAGGACCGCCCTGATCGTCAACCTGCTGACCGAGGACAACCTCCCGAGCTACCACCACGAGATCGCGACGCTGTTCGGCCGCGAGGGCGCCTGGGGCACGTGGGTGCACCGCTGGACGGCGGAGGAGGGCCGGCACGGCATCGTGATGCGCGACTACCTGCTCGCGTCGCGCGCCGTCGACCCGGACAAGCTGGAAGCCTTCCGGATGTCGCACATGAGCGAGGGCTACGAGTCGGACAACAACCACTCGATGCTGCACTCGATCGCGTACGTCGCGTTCCAGGAGCTGGCCACGCGCATCTCGCACCGCAACACCGGCCACCAGTCCGGTGACCCGGTCTGCGACCGGATGCTGGCGCGCATCGCGACCGACGAGAACCTGCACATGGTCTTCTACCGGAACCTCCTGAAGGCCGCGTTCGAGCTCACCCCCGACCTGACGATGCGCGCCGTGCGCGACGTGGTCGTGAACTTCCGGATGCCCGGCCACGGCATCCCCGGCTTCGAGCGGGCCGCCGCGCAGATGGCGATCGGCGAGGTCTACAACATGCGCATCCACCACGACGACGTGCTCCAGCCGGTGCTGCGCTTCCTGAAGGTCCTGGAGATCGACGGGCTCGGCCCCGAGGGTCTCAAGGCGCAGGAGGAGCTGGGCCTGTTCATGAACGGCCTCGACGAGGAGGCTTCGAAGTTCGACGCGAAGCTCGCCGCGCGCAAGGCCCGGATGGCGGCGCGGGCGGCTTCCTGA
- the ddaH gene encoding dimethylargininase has translation MPSKKALVRRPGPRIADGLVTHLERTPVDVDKALSQWQGYVDALEAHGWETFLVEPADDCPDAVFVEDTVVVFRNVALITRPGAEQRRGEIAGVEEAVARLGASVNWVWEPGTLDGGDVLKVGDTLYVGRGGRTNAAGVRQLRAVFEPLGAQVVSVPVSKVLHLKSAVTALPDGTVIGHEPLVDTPSLFPRFLPVPEEAGAHVVLLGGDRLLMAESAPKSAELFADLGYEPVLVDISEFEKLEGCVTCLSVRLRSLYA, from the coding sequence GTGCCCAGCAAGAAGGCCCTCGTCCGCCGTCCGGGACCGCGCATCGCCGACGGGCTCGTCACCCACCTGGAGCGCACGCCCGTCGACGTCGACAAGGCCCTGTCGCAGTGGCAGGGCTATGTCGACGCGCTGGAGGCGCACGGCTGGGAGACGTTCCTGGTGGAGCCGGCCGACGACTGCCCGGACGCGGTGTTCGTGGAGGACACGGTCGTCGTTTTCCGCAACGTCGCGCTGATCACCCGCCCGGGGGCCGAGCAGCGGCGCGGCGAGATCGCGGGGGTCGAGGAGGCCGTCGCGCGGCTCGGTGCCTCCGTCAACTGGGTGTGGGAACCGGGCACGCTGGACGGGGGCGACGTACTGAAGGTGGGCGACACGCTCTACGTGGGCCGCGGCGGCCGGACGAACGCGGCCGGGGTGCGCCAGTTGCGGGCCGTTTTCGAGCCGCTCGGGGCCCAGGTCGTGTCGGTTCCCGTCAGCAAGGTGCTGCATCTGAAGTCGGCGGTGACGGCACTGCCGGACGGCACCGTCATCGGGCACGAGCCGCTGGTCGACACCCCGTCGCTGTTCCCCCGCTTCCTGCCGGTGCCGGAGGAGGCGGGGGCTCACGTGGTGCTGCTCGGCGGTGACCGGCTGCTCATGGCGGAGAGCGCCCCGAAGTCGGCGGAGCTCTTCGCGGACCTCGGATACGAGCCCGTTCTGGTGGACATTTCGGAGTTCGAGAAGCTCGAAGGCTGTGTGACGTGCCTCTCAGTTCGCCTGCGGAGCCTGTACGCGTAA
- a CDS encoding ABC-F family ATP-binding cassette domain-containing protein, which translates to MSSSTRHPRSAPASVACTGLSYVWPDGTGVFDGLQVAFGPGRTGLIGVNGSGKSTLLKLIAGELTPGDGTVRVSGEIGYLPQNITLDTALRVDETLGIDAVRAALHAIEAGDAREEHFTTVGDDWDVEERALATLSALGLGDIDLDRTIGEVSGGESVLLRLAALLLRRPDVLLLDEPTNNLDLHARQRLYTAVDGWSGVMVVVSHDRELLDHVDQIADLRGGEVTWYGGNFSAYEQALAAEQEAAERMVRVAETDLKKQKRQLADAQVTLARRRRYGQKMWDSKREPKIVMGARKRAAQVSAGKHRILHEEKLAEAKERLDEAVELVRDDDEIRVDLPFTAVPPGREVLTLRGLRLAHGAGLPGQFELRGPERVALVGRNGAGKTTLLRTIAGELAPVEGEAIAHVPLRFLPQRLDVLDDGLSVAENVARFAPDATNNRIRARLARFLFKGARADQPAATLSGGERFRAALAALMLAEPAPQLLLLDEPTNNLDMASVAQLTSALESYEGALIVAGHDMPFLESIGVTRWLHM; encoded by the coding sequence ATGTCATCGTCCACACGTCACCCCCGCTCCGCCCCCGCGTCCGTCGCCTGCACCGGCCTGTCCTACGTCTGGCCGGACGGCACCGGCGTCTTCGACGGCCTCCAGGTCGCCTTCGGGCCCGGCCGCACCGGCCTGATCGGCGTCAACGGGTCAGGGAAATCGACCCTGTTGAAACTGATCGCCGGTGAGCTGACGCCCGGCGACGGCACCGTGCGGGTCAGCGGCGAGATCGGCTACCTGCCGCAGAACATCACGCTCGACACCGCGCTCCGCGTCGACGAGACCCTCGGCATCGACGCGGTCCGCGCCGCGCTGCACGCCATCGAGGCCGGAGACGCGCGCGAGGAGCACTTCACCACCGTAGGCGACGACTGGGACGTCGAGGAGCGGGCGCTCGCCACCCTCTCCGCACTCGGCCTGGGCGACATCGACCTGGACCGCACCATCGGCGAGGTGTCCGGCGGCGAGTCCGTCCTGCTGCGGCTCGCCGCGCTGCTGCTGCGCCGCCCGGACGTGCTGCTGCTCGACGAGCCCACCAACAACCTCGACCTGCACGCGCGGCAGCGCCTGTACACCGCCGTCGACGGGTGGTCCGGAGTGATGGTCGTCGTCAGCCACGACCGTGAACTCCTCGACCACGTCGACCAGATCGCCGATCTGCGCGGCGGCGAGGTCACCTGGTACGGCGGGAACTTCTCCGCCTACGAGCAGGCCCTCGCCGCCGAACAGGAGGCGGCCGAGCGGATGGTGCGGGTCGCCGAGACCGATCTGAAGAAGCAGAAGCGCCAACTGGCCGACGCCCAGGTCACGTTGGCGCGGCGGAGGCGCTACGGGCAGAAGATGTGGGACTCCAAGCGCGAACCGAAGATCGTGATGGGCGCCCGCAAGCGCGCCGCCCAGGTCTCCGCGGGCAAGCACCGCATCCTGCACGAGGAGAAGCTCGCCGAGGCGAAGGAGCGCCTCGACGAGGCCGTGGAGCTGGTGCGCGACGACGACGAGATCCGCGTCGACCTGCCGTTCACCGCGGTGCCGCCGGGCCGTGAGGTGCTCACCCTGCGCGGGCTCCGGCTCGCCCACGGGGCGGGCCTGCCGGGCCAGTTCGAGCTGCGCGGGCCCGAGCGGGTCGCGCTCGTCGGACGCAACGGCGCCGGCAAGACGACCCTGCTGCGCACGATCGCCGGGGAGCTCGCGCCGGTCGAGGGCGAGGCGATCGCGCACGTACCGCTGCGCTTTCTGCCGCAGCGCCTCGACGTACTGGACGACGGGCTGAGCGTCGCGGAGAACGTGGCCCGGTTCGCGCCCGACGCCACGAACAACCGGATCCGGGCGCGGCTCGCGCGCTTCCTGTTCAAGGGGGCGCGGGCCGACCAGCCGGCGGCGACGCTGTCCGGCGGCGAGCGGTTCCGGGCGGCGCTGGCCGCGCTGATGCTCGCCGAGCCCGCGCCGCAGCTGCTCCTCCTCGACGAGCCGACGAACAACCTGGACATGGCGAGCGTGGCCCAGCTGACGTCGGCGCTGGAGTCGTACGAGGGGGCCCTGATCGTGGCCGGCCACGACATGCCGTTCCTGGAGTCGATCGGGGTGACGCGGTGGCTGCACATGTGA
- a CDS encoding SsgA family sporulation/cell division regulator, with the protein MASIPATLRYDVRDPFAVRMSFPAPATLEGVEVCWTFARELLSTGVAESAGTGDVRVRPYGYDRTVLEFHAVEGTAIVHVRTGELERFLTDTAELVPAGAEALHMDMDSDLVELMRDAY; encoded by the coding sequence ATGGCGAGCATCCCCGCGACCCTTCGCTACGACGTACGGGACCCGTTCGCGGTCCGTATGTCCTTCCCGGCCCCCGCGACGCTCGAAGGCGTCGAGGTGTGCTGGACCTTCGCCCGTGAGCTGCTGTCCACCGGGGTGGCGGAGTCCGCGGGCACCGGTGACGTGCGGGTGCGGCCCTACGGCTACGACCGGACGGTCCTGGAGTTCCACGCCGTGGAGGGCACCGCGATCGTGCACGTCCGCACCGGCGAGCTGGAGCGCTTCCTGACGGACACGGCGGAGCTGGTCCCGGCCGGCGCCGAGGCCCTGCACATGGACATGGACAGTGATCTGGTGGAGCTGATGCGGGACGCCTACTGA
- a CDS encoding oxidoreductase, whose translation MALVAVVLAVSASVPAAAQTSGTGKDPLWELRPTNKDVRFRGLAAVDRDTAWVAGSKGTVLRTTDGGTRWSDVSPPAAAGLELRDIEAFDARRAVALAIGEGEDSRIFRTDDGGATWTESFRNPDPKAFYDCVTFFDHRHGLAMSDPVDGTYRILSTRDGGRSWTVLPSAGMPPAQTGEAGFAASGQCLVASGPKDVWLATGGGATARVLHSADRGLTWTATDTPIPAGDSARGVFGLAFRDRTHGIAVGGDYRADQPSPRAAAVTGDAGRTWTGSAQPPPAYRSGVAWLPRTHSGALAVGPTGTDLTTDGGRTWRTVDTGSYDTVDCTRDGACWASGEKGRVARLRR comes from the coding sequence ATGGCTCTGGTCGCGGTGGTGCTGGCGGTCTCCGCCTCCGTACCGGCCGCCGCACAGACGTCCGGCACGGGGAAGGATCCCCTCTGGGAACTGAGACCCACGAACAAGGACGTTCGGTTCCGCGGTCTCGCCGCCGTCGACCGCGACACGGCGTGGGTCGCGGGCTCGAAGGGCACCGTCCTGCGCACCACCGACGGCGGGACGCGCTGGAGCGACGTGTCGCCGCCCGCCGCGGCCGGACTCGAACTGCGGGACATCGAGGCGTTCGACGCACGTCGCGCCGTGGCCCTAGCGATCGGCGAGGGCGAGGACTCCCGGATCTTCCGTACGGACGACGGCGGCGCGACCTGGACCGAGTCGTTCCGAAACCCCGACCCGAAGGCGTTCTACGACTGCGTCACGTTCTTCGACCACCGGCACGGGCTCGCGATGAGCGACCCGGTGGACGGCACGTACCGCATCCTGTCGACCCGCGACGGCGGCCGATCCTGGACGGTCCTGCCGAGTGCCGGCATGCCGCCCGCGCAGACCGGCGAGGCGGGCTTCGCGGCGTCCGGCCAGTGCCTGGTGGCGTCGGGCCCGAAGGACGTCTGGCTGGCCACCGGCGGCGGCGCGACCGCCCGCGTGCTGCACTCCGCGGACCGGGGTCTGACGTGGACGGCGACCGATACGCCGATCCCGGCGGGCGACTCCGCGCGCGGTGTCTTCGGCCTCGCCTTCCGTGACCGTACGCACGGCATCGCCGTCGGCGGCGACTACCGCGCCGACCAGCCCTCGCCGCGGGCGGCCGCGGTCACCGGCGACGCGGGCCGCACCTGGACCGGATCGGCGCAGCCGCCGCCCGCGTACCGCTCGGGTGTCGCCTGGCTCCCGCGCACGCACTCCGGGGCCCTCGCGGTCGGCCCCACCGGAACCGACCTCACCACGGACGGCGGCCGCACCTGGCGCACCGTGGACACGGGCTCGTACGACACGGTCGACTGCACCCGGGACGGGGCCTGCTGGGCGTCCGGCGAGAAGGGGCGGGTGGCGCGCCTGCGGCGTTAG
- a CDS encoding YciI family protein, whose protein sequence is MFVLELTYTAPIERVDALLEAHRAWLDGHFAAGTFLAAGRKEPRDGGIIIAAGDDRRAVEQLAATDPFVTGGVCAYGITEFIAARTAPELATFRQESPAG, encoded by the coding sequence ATGTTCGTACTGGAATTGACATACACGGCACCGATCGAGCGCGTGGACGCCCTCCTGGAGGCGCACCGCGCCTGGCTCGACGGGCACTTCGCCGCGGGGACCTTCCTCGCGGCGGGCCGCAAGGAGCCGCGCGACGGCGGCATCATCATCGCCGCGGGGGACGATCGCCGGGCCGTCGAACAGCTCGCGGCGACCGACCCCTTCGTGACCGGCGGGGTGTGCGCGTACGGGATCACCGAGTTCATCGCGGCGCGGACCGCCCCCGAACTGGCCACCTTCCGGCAGGAGTCGCCCGCCGGCTAA
- a CDS encoding GNAT family N-acetyltransferase, which produces MDPHAAPYVLEPGVPSVEVYRRLRTDAGLSDKSPEAAALALPHTWYGVVLRHEGEPIGMGRIVGDGGTAFLIVDICVHPDHQGAGLGKRIMAALTQELERRAPATAYVSLIADGPAKFLYEKFGFVETSSYGSVGMSRLMTGA; this is translated from the coding sequence GTGGACCCTCACGCGGCCCCTTACGTATTGGAGCCCGGGGTTCCGTCCGTCGAGGTGTACCGGCGGCTGCGCACGGACGCGGGCCTGTCCGACAAGTCCCCCGAGGCGGCCGCCCTCGCCCTGCCCCACACCTGGTACGGCGTCGTGCTGCGGCACGAGGGCGAGCCGATCGGGATGGGCCGGATCGTCGGGGACGGCGGCACGGCGTTCCTGATCGTCGACATCTGCGTGCACCCCGACCACCAGGGCGCGGGCCTCGGCAAGCGCATCATGGCCGCGCTCACGCAGGAGCTGGAGCGGCGCGCGCCCGCGACGGCGTACGTGTCGCTCATCGCGGACGGCCCCGCGAAGTTCCTCTACGAGAAGTTCGGGTTCGTCGAGACCTCGTCGTACGGGTCGGTGGGCATGTCCCGGCTGATGACGGGCGCCTAG